The window CGAGTGCGCTCTTCAAGATCACGCGATCCTTGAAGCGCGTGTCGCTCCTGTCGCCGATGCGCATCATAGCGGTCTTTTCCTGCCACTTGGGAAGGCTCGTCTTGTTCCAGTCGAGCAGGCAGCGAAGCTCTTTCATGCTCTTCTCGAAGGATTCTTTTCCTTCACCCAGATGCTCTTCGCGCCACCGGCGGAAGGCGGAGAGGCATTCTTCGCCTGTACTCTCTTCTAGGCTTTCGCGCCATGCGCCGTCCGTGAAGAGTCCCGCGAACTGTTCTTCCGTGTCTTCGAGCAGGAGACGCGCCTTGAGGCGCACCGAGCCGAGGCCGAGGGATTTTCCCTGCCCGATCTTGAAGCAGATGTCCTCGCCGTCCGCGCCGAGAGAGAAGACTTCGAGCAGAGCGCCGAGTTCTTCGGGGCGCAGGTTCTTAAAGCGGATAGAGCCGGAAAAATGTGCGCCGGCGGCGATCGGACGGATTTCCTGCGTGCCCTTGACGACCTTGTCATGCTCGGGGTCGAGCCGCCATGAGTCGGCGCTCGCCTTCTGATGCCAGTAGAGCTTGTAGCCGCGGATCGGCGCATCACTGTCCCAGTGCTGCGGCTCTTTTCCTGTCTGCTTCAGATAGAGCTGGAAGGATGTGGGGTTCGGCGTCATCAGCGGATGGGAGCGCGACGGCGCGAGCTGATTGGCCGTGCCTTGGAGCACGGCGTCTTCGAAGATGACGCGCCCCGCCCAAAGCGCCTTGCAGCCGAAGATGGCGTCGGCGAAGTCGATCGTATCCTTTTGAAGCGCCGCAGGCACATGGTCGGCGATGGATTTCTCGTAGGGGATGCGGTAGTAGCGCCCGTGACCGAAATGCTGCACGACGCCGCCTTCCGCCATGTAGAAGCATGGGGCGCAGAAGCTGATTTCGGCATCGTGCGTGAAGCCTGCCGCTTCCCTGCGCTTGAGTCCGTTGGCGAGGAGGTCGAAGCGTCCGCGGCTCTTGTCCTCGCGGTAGCCTTTGAGGACGCTTTCGGGCACGGGCAGGCGGCGCTCCTTGCTCCAATCCGCCTTGCTTATGCGGAAGTAGATGTACTTCTTCTGCGGCGAGCGTCCCGTGATGACGTCGGCGCTCTGCTCCTTGTGATGCCAGCGAATCTCGGCGCGGTTCTGCTCTTCGCCGCGCGGAATCTTCAGGCTCTCCTTGTCGGCGGGGCAAACGTAGTATTTACCCTGCACGGCGATGAGGAATCCCGCATTCGCCTTGGAAACGGATTTTGCGACCTCGATGGTCTTGCCGTCATCGGTCGTTTTTGAGACGGTGATGTTTTCCACCATGCGCTCCTTGTAGTAGTCGCGGAAGCTGGCGAGGCTGTCAGCGAGCGCGCGCGAGTACAGGTGGCGCTCGGTGAATTCCGCGCCCGGACGCATCGCGCCGCCCGATACCATGCGCACCATGTGCTTGATGAAGCCGCGCAGCGTGCTGCCCGGCACGATCGGCTCGCCCGTCGGCGAGAAGAATTCGTTCGTATCGCCGCTGCTGCCGCTGCCGATGAAGAGCGGGGTCAGCGTCTCAAGGGAAAGTTCGATGCGTCCGCTCTTCGCGCCGTCCTCGCATACATATTTGCGGTAGAGGCGAAGGCGTTCCTTCTCCTCCATCTTGTGCCAGTCGAGTCCCTGGTCGAGCGGCGCGGGCACGATGGCCTCGGGCAATGATACGAAGTTGTAGGGTGCGCTCGCAGGCTCCGTCGTCTTGGGGCGCGGCGATGCGCCGCCGCCCTGTCCGCGATAACCGCCCTGCCCGCCGTAGCCGCCTTGCCCGCGATAGCCGCCGCCCTGCCCGCCGTAGCCGCGCCCGCCACGGCTGCTGCCTTGGTTTCCGCGTCCGCCGCCATAGCCGCCGCGCCTTTCGCCGCCACGCCTTTCGCCGCCGCGTCTCGGGCGGCGGCTTTCCGCCTTCTCATAGGCGGCGCCCCAGTCCTTCTTTTCCTCTTTTTCCTCTGGGACATCCCTGCCGAATCCTTTGGCAAGTTTTTCTCTCCAATCGTCTGCCATCGTTATCCCTCCTCCAGCGGAACGACCGTCTTGTAGCGCATATCCTCGTAGCCCGCCTGCTGCGTCTCGGGATCGTAGCCGATGTAGCAGCGCGTGACGAGAGCGAAGCGCTCCCCCTCTTTCTCAGTGGGAACGGTCAGAGAGAGGCCGCGCCCCGCATCGGCGAGCGTCACATAGCCGTCCGCGCACGCCGTGCGCTCGCCCCAGAGCGGCGCGGCGCTGTCGACGACTTCCGTGCCGTCGCCGTCCTTGTCAAAGATGTAGCGGCCGCGGAACTTGCCGCGCTTTTTCACAAGATGCAGTTCCTCCGTCTCGTTGAAGGCGCGCATCTCCCCGATGAGCGAGGTGTCGAGTGCGCTGTCGTCGGCGAGATGGATCGCTCCCGCCTGCCAACGCCCCCAGACAATGCGATGAAATTGCCAGACGATGAGAAGCGCGTCCTCCTTCATGTGCGTTCTGAGCGCTTCTTCGAGCGCCTGCTCGGAAAGGTCGACGCAAAGCCCCGCCGTCTTTTCGGAGGAGAGGCCGACGATCTTGAGCGGAGCGCTGAAATCCGTGTTCTTCATGCTTCTTTCGCCTCCTCTTCCATGTCGCGCAGAGCTTTGGCGAAGGCTTCGAGCTTTTCTGCAGCTGCTTTTTCCACCGCACCCGCCGCGCCGATTTCAAGAACCTCATCATCGAACGAGACGGTCGCCGCCACGCCTTCCAAGAGTCCGCGCCCGACGGAGCTTTCGCCGCCGAGGGGGATCGCGCCCTGCCAGAGGTCGCGCAGCAGGTAGAGGGCGAGTCCCGCCTCCCACGGCGCATAGTTCTCGATTTCGTAGTGCAGACGGAGCGTCGCCTCGCCCGGCTTCTCCTGCCAGACAGGCTCATCGGTGAAGAGGACGCTGTCGACCGTGCCGCCCGTGAAGCAGTCGAGGCGGTTTCGCGCGTGCGCTTGGGGCTTGACGCCCTTTCGGAAGTAGGCCTCGTCGACGAGGAAGCGGCTCTTCTGCCGCCGCGCGTCCGTGCTGCAGCCCATGAGTCCGTTGAGCGCGGCGGCGGGCTTCTTGAGAATCGTCAGGATTTCCAGGGCGCGGTGGCGAAGAGCGCCCTTGATGCTCGTGCCCGGAATGAGGAAATCCGCGCCGCTCTTCTTCTGCTGCGACTTGATCTTGCGTTCGGCCGCTTTTTCATCGACGTCGTTCTCGCGCACGATGAGCGAGCGGCGGATGGCAAAGGCGGCGTCGACGGAGAAGACGCCCGCACGCTTTTTGCCCGCCGCCTTGC of the Selenomonas sputigena genome contains:
- the csx19 gene encoding CRISPR-associated protein Csx19, which gives rise to MKNTDFSAPLKIVGLSSEKTAGLCVDLSEQALEEALRTHMKEDALLIVWQFHRIVWGRWQAGAIHLADDSALDTSLIGEMRAFNETEELHLVKKRGKFRGRYIFDKDGDGTEVVDSAAPLWGERTACADGYVTLADAGRGLSLTVPTEKEGERFALVTRCYIGYDPETQQAGYEDMRYKTVVPLEEG
- a CDS encoding TIGR03986 family CRISPR-associated RAMP protein, producing the protein MADDWREKLAKGFGRDVPEEKEEKKDWGAAYEKAESRRPRRGGERRGGERRGGYGGGRGNQGSSRGGRGYGGQGGGYRGQGGYGGQGGYRGQGGGASPRPKTTEPASAPYNFVSLPEAIVPAPLDQGLDWHKMEEKERLRLYRKYVCEDGAKSGRIELSLETLTPLFIGSGSSGDTNEFFSPTGEPIVPGSTLRGFIKHMVRMVSGGAMRPGAEFTERHLYSRALADSLASFRDYYKERMVENITVSKTTDDGKTIEVAKSVSKANAGFLIAVQGKYYVCPADKESLKIPRGEEQNRAEIRWHHKEQSADVITGRSPQKKYIYFRISKADWSKERRLPVPESVLKGYREDKSRGRFDLLANGLKRREAAGFTHDAEISFCAPCFYMAEGGVVQHFGHGRYYRIPYEKSIADHVPAALQKDTIDFADAIFGCKALWAGRVIFEDAVLQGTANQLAPSRSHPLMTPNPTSFQLYLKQTGKEPQHWDSDAPIRGYKLYWHQKASADSWRLDPEHDKVVKGTQEIRPIAAGAHFSGSIRFKNLRPEELGALLEVFSLGADGEDICFKIGQGKSLGLGSVRLKARLLLEDTEEQFAGLFTDGAWRESLEESTGEECLSAFRRWREEHLGEGKESFEKSMKELRCLLDWNKTSLPKWQEKTAMMRIGDRSDTRFKDRVILKSALDFAR
- a CDS encoding RAMP superfamily CRISPR-associated protein codes for the protein MAEASVLANGQMACVTKKILLEGTLSLDSPLLIGTGLTAREARQETDMQVLKDKKERPFIPGTSLAGVLRTLLADEDAALLFGSAERGEKAGGAQSAIDVEDVLLEDAAIVVRDGVGIADFARTSLAGHKYNYEAVERGAKGRLRMTVTVRRAHAGKGLEEAVQTLADRLAAGVRLGALTAKGFGKASAADVRISTYDFSDFDDVRRWLFREDAKCIAHGSKAAGKKRAGVFSVDAAFAIRRSLIVRENDVDEKAAERKIKSQQKKSGADFLIPGTSIKGALRHRALEILTILKKPAAALNGLMGCSTDARRQKSRFLVDEAYFRKGVKPQAHARNRLDCFTGGTVDSVLFTDEPVWQEKPGEATLRLHYEIENYAPWEAGLALYLLRDLWQGAIPLGGESSVGRGLLEGVAATVSFDDEVLEIGAAGAVEKAAAEKLEAFAKALRDMEEEAKEA